From a region of the Candidatus Thermoplasmatota archaeon genome:
- the psmB gene encoding archaeal proteasome endopeptidase complex subunit beta has product MYPAEFENLKRGTTTLALVCKDGVVIGAEKRATMGTHIAHKVTKKIFKIDDALSITTAGLVGDAQLLARWLSAEVALYKMRRGVAITVKGASTLMANILSSSRYFPFWVQLLVCGIDNEGNHIYSLDPAGGNIEDKYVATGSGLPYVYGVLEDYYKEDINTNEGVDLALRALTAAMKRDSASGDAVDIVTITKKGYKEITEEEIKKRKEKLELA; this is encoded by the coding sequence ATGTATCCTGCCGAATTTGAAAATTTAAAAAGAGGCACAACAACGCTTGCACTAGTTTGCAAAGACGGCGTTGTAATAGGCGCTGAAAAAAGAGCTACTATGGGTACGCACATAGCGCATAAAGTAACAAAGAAGATATTCAAAATTGACGATGCTCTTAGTATAACTACCGCTGGTTTGGTAGGCGATGCACAGCTATTAGCAAGATGGCTTAGTGCTGAGGTAGCGCTCTACAAAATGCGCAGAGGAGTTGCCATAACTGTAAAAGGCGCTTCCACACTCATGGCAAATATACTATCTAGCAGCAGATATTTCCCGTTCTGGGTTCAGTTACTAGTTTGCGGAATAGATAATGAAGGCAATCATATTTACTCGTTAGACCCTGCTGGAGGCAATATTGAAGATAAATACGTAGCTACAGGCTCAGGACTGCCTTATGTCTATGGCGTACTCGAAGACTACTATAAAGAAGATATTAATACGAACGAAGGTGTGGATTTAGCGTTGAGAGCCCTCACAGCGGCTATGAAAAGAGACAGTGCTTCAGGCGATGCTGTAGATATAGTTACAATAACTAAAAAAGGCTACAAAGAGATTACAGAGGAAGAAATTAAAAAAAGGAAAGAGAAACTTGAGCTCGCTTAG